The proteins below are encoded in one region of Salmo salar chromosome ssa02, Ssal_v3.1, whole genome shotgun sequence:
- the LOC106580834 gene encoding protein S100-A1, translated as MGSKLESAMEGLIQVFHSYSSKEGDKYKLSKVELKNLLQGELSDFLAACKDPMVVEKIMSDLDENKDGEVDFQEFVILVSVLTVACNEFFVQGLNE; from the exons ATGGGTTCCAAACTCGAGAGTGCAATGGAGGGGCTAATTCAAGTGTTCCACTCCTACTCTTCAAAAGAAGGGGACAAGTACAAGCTGAGCAAAGTTGAGCTGAAGAATCTGTTGCAGGGTGAACTGAGTGACTTCCTGGCG GCATGCAAAGACCCTATGGTAGTAGAGAAGATCATGAGTGATCTGGATGAAAACAAAGATGGCGAAGTGGACTTCCAGGAGTTTGTCATCTTGGTTTCTGTGCTGACGGTGGCCTGTAACGAGTTCTTTGTACAGGGCCTGAATGAATGA